From a region of the Synechococcus sp. PCC 7502 genome:
- a CDS encoding folate/biopterin family MFS transporter, translating to MIEIKSIQAQVKSRFSHKFDIELWAIATIYFVQGAMGLSHLSVSFFLKDQLKLSPAEVASLIGIAMVPWTIKPLYGMISDAFPIFGYRRRPYLVLSSLLGVMAWACMATIVNSAGLAMVMIAIASMAIACFDAIIDALVVQRARLESEGDAGSLQAFSWAAMSVGGITSAYFSGFLLEHWGAKFVFAITAGLPLLVTLAAFAIADPPINQSESVFETTKQQFKQLVTACTSKQIWLPMLFIFLWQATPSADSAFFFFTTNELKFNPEFLGTVRFFTSLAGLGGIWIFQRFLKDIPMRRIFLWTTLIATGLGMTSLVLISHVNRSWGIDDRWFSLGDSLILTVAGRIAYMPVLILAARLCPEGIEATLFALLMSVMNLASLCSSQLGAGLTYLLGVTDVNFKNLGLLVTIANLSNLLPLPLLGWLPNEKVVQVVAQPSIEATKLEPINPEFVGSIPEVNLISK from the coding sequence ATGATTGAGATCAAATCCATCCAAGCACAAGTAAAGTCAAGATTTAGCCACAAGTTTGATATAGAGCTATGGGCGATCGCCACGATTTATTTTGTTCAAGGTGCTATGGGCTTATCTCATCTATCGGTCAGTTTTTTCCTGAAAGATCAGCTTAAACTCAGTCCTGCTGAAGTTGCTTCCCTCATTGGTATTGCTATGGTACCTTGGACAATTAAGCCCCTATATGGCATGATTTCTGATGCTTTCCCCATATTTGGCTATCGGCGGCGACCTTACTTGGTGCTATCTAGCCTTTTAGGGGTGATGGCTTGGGCATGTATGGCAACCATAGTTAATTCTGCGGGGTTGGCGATGGTAATGATTGCTATTGCCTCTATGGCGATCGCCTGTTTTGATGCCATTATTGATGCCTTGGTAGTCCAAAGAGCGAGACTAGAATCCGAAGGTGATGCTGGTTCTCTTCAGGCTTTTTCTTGGGCGGCAATGTCCGTAGGAGGTATTACTTCAGCCTATTTTAGTGGATTTTTACTAGAGCATTGGGGCGCAAAATTTGTATTTGCAATTACGGCTGGTTTACCTTTACTAGTGACCTTAGCAGCATTTGCGATCGCCGATCCACCTATTAATCAATCAGAATCTGTTTTTGAAACTACTAAGCAACAGTTTAAGCAATTAGTTACAGCCTGTACAAGCAAGCAAATCTGGTTACCCATGTTGTTTATTTTTCTATGGCAAGCCACACCTAGTGCCGATTCAGCATTTTTCTTTTTTACAACGAACGAACTTAAATTTAATCCCGAATTTTTAGGGACAGTGCGTTTTTTTACCAGTTTGGCAGGGTTAGGGGGAATATGGATATTTCAGCGATTTCTGAAAGATATTCCCATGCGGCGGATTTTTTTGTGGACAACACTGATCGCTACAGGTTTAGGTATGACTAGCTTAGTGTTAATTAGCCATGTCAATCGCAGTTGGGGAATTGACGATCGCTGGTTTAGTTTAGGAGATAGTTTAATCTTGACCGTTGCTGGCAGAATTGCCTATATGCCTGTATTGATTTTAGCGGCTAGGCTCTGTCCTGAAGGTATAGAAGCTACCCTATTTGCCCTGTTAATGTCAGTTATGAATTTAGCAAGCCTCTGTTCATCCCAATTGGGGGCGGGTTTGACTTACCTACTTGGCGTTACCGATGTGAATTTTAAGAATTTGGGCTTATTGGTAACGATCGCAAATTTAAGTAACCTTCTGCCGTTACCTCTTTTAGGCTGGCTTCCCAATGAGAAAGTAGTTCAGGTAGTAGCGCAGCCAAGTATAGAAGCAACAAAGTTAGAACCAATCAATCCTGAATTTGTAGGCTCAATCCCCGAAGTCAACTTAATTTCCAAATAA
- a CDS encoding heavy-metal-associated domain-containing protein: MLLELKVPDMACAICADKITKAIQAIAPQAEVKADSQTKLVIVNSDQTIESIKAAVIAAGYKVIV; this comes from the coding sequence ATGCTCCTAGAACTGAAAGTACCCGATATGGCTTGTGCCATCTGTGCAGATAAGATCACCAAAGCAATTCAGGCGATCGCTCCCCAGGCAGAAGTTAAAGCCGATTCCCAAACTAAGCTAGTTATAGTTAACTCTGATCAAACCATTGAAAGTATTAAAGCGGCGGTGATTGCCGCAGGATATAAGGTTATAGTTTAG
- a CDS encoding Uma2 family endonuclease, translating into MAIATQPQTLVDSISLAEFLTLPETKPASEYINGKVYQKLMPQGKHSTLQGRLMYLINTRGESNRLGYAFPKLRCTFAGRVIVPDLTIFEWKNIPLDQNGEVQNRIEIPPDWIIEILSPEQSSIRLIEKISFAIKNGAKLGWLIDPIDRKVLVFEGDHLPELKEDDDNLPTLKVFPDLLISVRDLFNLLTF; encoded by the coding sequence ATGGCGATCGCTACGCAACCACAAACTCTTGTAGATTCTATATCCTTAGCAGAATTTTTAACACTTCCAGAAACTAAGCCTGCTAGTGAATATATCAACGGTAAAGTTTATCAAAAACTAATGCCCCAAGGAAAACACAGTACCCTACAAGGACGCTTGATGTATTTAATCAACACGCGAGGTGAATCTAATCGCCTTGGATATGCTTTTCCTAAACTACGTTGTACCTTTGCGGGGCGGGTAATTGTGCCAGACCTTACGATATTTGAGTGGAAGAATATTCCCCTTGATCAAAATGGAGAAGTGCAGAATCGCATTGAAATTCCTCCTGATTGGATCATTGAAATTCTCTCTCCTGAACAGTCTTCGATCAGGCTAATCGAGAAAATCAGTTTTGCCATAAAAAATGGGGCAAAGTTAGGATGGTTAATCGATCCAATCGATCGCAAGGTATTAGTATTTGAGGGCGATCACCTACCTGAGCTTAAAGAAGATGATGATAATTTACCAACTTTAAAAGTTTTTCCCGACTTGCTTATTTCTGTTCGAGATTTATTTAATCTGTTAACATTTTGA
- the coaD gene encoding pantetheine-phosphate adenylyltransferase: MPKNLIAIYPGSFDPITFGHLDIIERSCQMVEMLTVAVLKNPNKTPLFTVQERIAQITAATKHIHNLKVDSFTGLTVEYAQQQGAKILIRGLRAVSDFEMELQMAHTNKTLNHTIETIFLATSNEHSFLSSSVVKAIAEFGGQVDHLVPAEIAEALRSRLSPQN; this comes from the coding sequence GTGCCTAAAAACTTAATTGCCATTTATCCGGGCAGCTTTGATCCAATTACCTTTGGGCATTTAGATATTATTGAGCGATCGTGCCAGATGGTGGAAATGCTGACAGTGGCAGTATTAAAAAACCCTAATAAAACCCCTTTATTTACAGTACAAGAACGGATTGCGCAAATTACTGCAGCGACTAAGCATATACATAATCTTAAAGTTGATAGTTTTACAGGTCTGACGGTGGAATATGCCCAACAACAGGGTGCCAAAATTTTGATCAGGGGTTTACGAGCAGTTTCCGACTTTGAAATGGAACTACAAATGGCACATACCAATAAAACCTTAAATCACACCATTGAAACTATATTTCTGGCAACCTCTAATGAGCATAGTTTTTTAAGTAGTAGTGTGGTCAAAGCGATCGCCGAGTTTGGAGGACAGGTAGATCATCTAGTTCCCGCAGAAATTGCCGAGGCTCTACGCAGTCGATTATCACCCCAAAACTAG
- a CDS encoding chorismate lyase — MQILTDLVQVPNSWHSITNPIWIGNSEDIRTGLPFSRMSPYWQMFLLGDGAPTRHLQLLTQSDIVVDVIAMTDIGNVTDNTLIGIDEIPAPRIRRQIWLKSATTGEIFSHATSWWQASTMEQYLKDPSLPIWKSLNQEFTELYRDLKGVYQGYCPELVKAFGYPDPYWGRHYLLWHGGVPLTLIYEIYSPAIAKYLGADHL, encoded by the coding sequence ATGCAAATTCTGACAGACCTAGTTCAAGTTCCAAATTCATGGCACAGTATTACAAATCCGATTTGGATAGGAAACAGTGAAGATATTCGGACTGGCTTACCCTTTAGTCGCATGTCTCCCTATTGGCAGATGTTTTTGTTAGGTGATGGAGCTCCGACCCGTCATTTGCAACTGCTAACCCAGTCAGATATTGTCGTTGATGTAATTGCCATGACCGATATTGGGAATGTCACAGATAATACTTTGATTGGGATTGATGAAATTCCAGCCCCACGGATTAGAAGACAAATTTGGTTAAAAAGTGCAACTACGGGTGAGATTTTTTCCCATGCAACTTCGTGGTGGCAAGCCTCAACTATGGAACAGTACTTAAAAGACCCCAGTTTGCCGATTTGGAAAAGTCTGAATCAAGAATTTACGGAGCTATATCGAGACCTAAAAGGAGTGTATCAAGGTTACTGTCCTGAATTAGTTAAAGCCTTTGGTTATCCTGATCCTTACTGGGGTAGGCATTATCTGTTGTGGCATGGTGGCGTACCCTTGACTTTAATCTATGAAATCTATTCTCCTGCGATCGCTAAATATCTAGGTGCTGACCATTTATAA
- a CDS encoding metallophosphoesterase encodes MTISRRQVLFGIGGSGLVAGLGLQLVGQSTIQSKNSDWQFVGVADTGMGDQGQYAVANAMSNYYNQSPYSSVLLAGDNIYGIGEIERVKEVFEQPYAALLQNGVKFYAALGNHDVITNNGNDEVKYPLFNMTSRYYTFSQNQVQFFALDTNIDGASDSNWGRQLQWLEQSLGESKATWKIVFGHHPVYSSGLHGSTRILIESLPPLFEKYKVPLYLCGHDHNYERSLVLNGTTYIVHGGGANTRPVGKSDFTAYSEARLSFIAVTVSNQQLKIKAIDTEGKIFDNTVI; translated from the coding sequence ATGACTATCAGCCGTCGGCAAGTTTTATTTGGTATAGGTGGGTCTGGACTTGTAGCAGGTCTGGGACTACAGCTAGTTGGACAATCTACCATCCAGTCAAAAAATTCGGATTGGCAATTTGTAGGTGTCGCAGATACAGGGATGGGCGATCAGGGGCAGTATGCGGTTGCTAATGCTATGAGTAATTATTACAACCAGAGTCCTTATTCTTCGGTGCTTTTGGCTGGAGACAATATCTATGGTATTGGTGAAATTGAGCGAGTTAAAGAGGTATTTGAGCAACCCTATGCGGCGCTACTACAAAATGGCGTTAAGTTTTATGCGGCATTGGGTAACCACGATGTCATTACTAACAATGGTAACGATGAGGTCAAATATCCCTTATTTAATATGACTAGTCGCTACTACACATTTAGCCAAAACCAAGTCCAATTTTTTGCCCTAGATACTAATATTGATGGGGCTAGTGACAGTAATTGGGGGAGACAACTACAATGGTTAGAACAGTCTCTGGGTGAAAGTAAAGCTACTTGGAAAATTGTATTTGGACATCACCCTGTATATTCTTCAGGTTTGCATGGTAGCACCAGAATTTTGATAGAAAGTTTACCCCCCCTTTTTGAGAAATATAAAGTTCCTCTATACCTATGTGGACATGATCATAACTACGAGCGATCGCTAGTTTTAAATGGCACAACCTACATCGTGCATGGGGGCGGGGCAAATACCAGACCCGTTGGCAAATCAGACTTTACCGCATATTCCGAAGCAAGATTAAGCTTTATCGCTGTGACGGTCAGTAATCAACAACTAAAAATTAAAGCGATCGATACCGAGGGCAAAATTTTTGATAACACCGTGATTTAG
- a CDS encoding HaeII family restriction endonuclease, translating into MPTVQEAKERLDSIVRKARVDMYKPIQIAEVLRRSRIQKDIQILKQDTYQNPSIHWRNKVTRRLIGKVSTSSANYQHDIWNQKAMPPDLLAVLDHENKRTNGGVEYYIYLRFSERQNTVASVITFIETSLPENFDLSELLIKFTSQSEIRRSVDKAYEIVVYSLFETIVNALETTVKVSIPVKNTNLLAEFSDLTKVLLGLELGSNSWEVPAHIYRVGVTNAADRGLDMWANFGAAIQVKHLTLNQERAQSITNQVESDNVVIVCRDADARVIETIANQISWGSRVRGIVKESELIDWYERCLRGKFSKQLSKALLERLVYGFKSEFPQASTISDFLSERNYSSLPIDEVWTLT; encoded by the coding sequence ATGCCTACAGTTCAAGAAGCCAAAGAAAGGCTTGATAGCATTGTCAGAAAAGCAAGAGTTGATATGTATAAGCCCATTCAAATTGCTGAGGTACTGAGAAGGTCACGCATTCAAAAAGATATTCAAATTCTTAAGCAAGATACTTACCAAAACCCATCAATTCATTGGCGAAATAAAGTTACAAGAAGGCTTATAGGTAAAGTTTCCACCTCATCAGCAAATTATCAGCATGACATTTGGAATCAAAAAGCAATGCCGCCCGATTTACTCGCAGTTCTTGACCATGAGAATAAAAGAACAAATGGCGGAGTTGAGTATTATATCTATCTCAGATTTAGCGAGCGTCAAAATACAGTTGCCAGCGTCATTACATTTATTGAGACCTCTTTGCCAGAGAACTTTGATCTTAGTGAGCTATTAATAAAATTTACTAGCCAAAGTGAGATCAGAAGGAGTGTAGATAAGGCTTATGAAATAGTTGTGTATAGCCTCTTTGAGACAATTGTCAATGCTCTTGAGACTACAGTAAAAGTTAGTATTCCAGTTAAAAATACAAACCTACTAGCAGAGTTTTCAGACCTTACTAAAGTTTTGCTTGGACTTGAACTAGGAAGTAACAGTTGGGAAGTTCCCGCTCATATTTATCGTGTTGGTGTTACCAATGCTGCAGATAGGGGTTTAGATATGTGGGCTAACTTTGGCGCAGCGATTCAGGTAAAGCATTTAACTCTTAACCAAGAACGTGCCCAATCAATCACCAATCAAGTTGAAAGCGATAATGTTGTCATTGTTTGCCGAGATGCTGATGCAAGGGTTATAGAGACAATTGCTAATCAAATAAGCTGGGGGAGTCGTGTACGAGGTATCGTCAAAGAATCTGAGTTAATTGATTGGTATGAACGTTGCCTCAGAGGAAAATTTTCCAAACAACTATCTAAGGCATTGTTAGAAAGATTAGTATATGGATTTAAGTCAGAGTTTCCGCAAGCTAGCACAATTTCTGACTTTCTGAGTGAACGCAATTATTCTTCCTTACCCATTGATGAAGTCTGGACTTTGACATAA
- a CDS encoding DNA cytosine methyltransferase — translation MYQSIRFVDLFCGIGGFRLGAEIACNQRNINPTCVFSSDIDPDAQVAYKSNFDEVTVGDITKVSTSDIPDHDILLAGFPCQPFSICGDLKGFEDVRGTLFFDIARILEAKQPKAFVLENVKQLKGHNEGKTLQRILQTLQELGYHTDYKILNALNYGLPQKRERIFIIGFKESCHFVWAEDRVPMKPLSEILESEVPSFYYASERIQKNRIEKTLAKKQHEQITIWHENKGGNISAYPYSCALRAGASYNYLLVNGKRRLTEREMLRLQGFPDSYKIVCNYQATRKQVGNSVAVPCVSAVVGSVLDAIIKPSNIPDYPKPQTSGQLSLIFEKTSKYITGKV, via the coding sequence ATGTATCAATCAATTCGCTTTGTTGACTTATTCTGTGGAATTGGAGGATTTCGGCTTGGGGCGGAAATAGCCTGTAACCAGAGAAATATTAATCCAACTTGTGTGTTTTCTAGCGATATAGATCCAGATGCCCAAGTTGCTTACAAGTCAAATTTTGATGAGGTGACCGTTGGTGATATTACAAAAGTGAGTACGAGTGATATTCCCGATCATGATATCTTACTAGCTGGTTTTCCATGTCAGCCTTTTAGTATTTGTGGAGACTTAAAAGGATTTGAAGACGTTCGAGGTACTTTATTCTTTGACATTGCCAGAATATTGGAAGCAAAACAACCCAAAGCTTTTGTTTTAGAAAATGTAAAGCAGTTGAAGGGTCACAATGAAGGAAAGACTCTACAGCGAATTTTACAAACTCTTCAAGAACTTGGTTACCATACTGACTATAAAATTCTAAATGCCTTGAATTATGGCTTGCCTCAAAAGCGTGAACGAATCTTTATTATTGGTTTTAAAGAGTCATGTCATTTTGTTTGGGCTGAAGATAGAGTTCCTATGAAACCATTATCAGAAATTTTAGAAAGCGAAGTCCCAAGTTTTTACTATGCATCTGAAAGAATTCAAAAAAATCGTATAGAAAAAACTCTTGCTAAAAAACAGCATGAACAGATAACCATCTGGCATGAAAATAAAGGCGGAAACATCAGTGCTTACCCTTACTCTTGTGCGTTAAGAGCAGGAGCTTCATATAATTATTTACTGGTCAACGGGAAAAGAAGATTAACAGAACGTGAAATGCTTAGACTTCAGGGATTTCCTGATTCTTATAAAATAGTTTGTAATTACCAAGCTACTCGTAAACAAGTTGGGAATTCAGTTGCAGTTCCCTGCGTTAGTGCTGTTGTTGGCTCCGTTCTTGATGCAATAATTAAACCGAGTAATATACCTGATTACCCCAAACCTCAAACTAGTGGGCAACTTAGCCTCATTTTTGAAAAAACTTCAAAATACATAACTGGTAAAGTTTAA
- the crtH gene encoding carotenoid isomerase — protein sequence MLDADVIVIGSGIGGLVTATQLAAKGIKVLVLEKYLIPGGSAGYFERNGYRFDVGASMIFGFGEQGTTNLLTRALAAVGMKLETIPDDSQVHYHLPNHLDIKVDRNYETFIQELGDRFPNERVGIRKFYDACWDVFNCLNAIELLSLEEYRYLMRVFFQNPLACLGLVKYLPQNVGDVAKHYIHDPELLKFIDMECYIWSVMPADKTPMINAGMVFSDRHYGGINYPKGGVGRIGEALAEGLEKFGSHIKYGIRVTEIIPKTANGNIGVKLSNGEILTAKSVVSNATRWDTFDHLLKQENLPKSEVKWRNRYQKSPSFLSLHLGVKAEAIKSGSACHHILLEDWQDMEKPHGTIFVSIPTLLDPSLAPVGNHIVHAFTPSWIDDWQNLSQAKYEQKKEEEAYKLIARLEKIFPTLSQNLDYMEVGTPRTHRRFLGRIDGTYGAIPKRKLMGLLGMPFNRTAIANLYCVGDSTFPAQGLNAVAFSGFACAHLIATTQF from the coding sequence ATGCTTGACGCAGATGTAATTGTAATTGGCTCAGGAATTGGCGGCTTAGTAACTGCGACTCAACTTGCAGCTAAAGGCATAAAAGTTTTAGTCTTAGAAAAATATTTGATCCCCGGCGGTAGTGCTGGCTATTTTGAGCGCAATGGTTATCGGTTTGATGTCGGTGCATCCATGATTTTTGGCTTTGGTGAACAGGGAACTACCAATCTTTTAACCCGTGCCTTAGCTGCCGTGGGTATGAAACTAGAAACTATTCCCGATGACTCTCAGGTGCATTATCATTTGCCTAACCATTTAGATATTAAGGTCGATCGTAACTATGAAACATTTATCCAAGAATTGGGCGATCGCTTTCCAAATGAACGGGTAGGTATTCGTAAATTCTATGATGCCTGCTGGGATGTATTTAATTGTCTGAATGCGATCGAGCTTTTATCCTTGGAAGAGTACAGATATTTAATGCGGGTATTCTTCCAAAATCCCTTAGCTTGTCTGGGTTTAGTCAAGTATTTACCCCAAAATGTCGGCGATGTGGCTAAACACTATATTCACGATCCAGAATTACTGAAATTCATTGATATGGAGTGCTATATCTGGTCAGTCATGCCTGCAGATAAAACGCCGATGATTAATGCAGGGATGGTTTTTAGCGATCGCCACTACGGAGGAATTAATTATCCTAAAGGTGGGGTAGGCAGAATTGGTGAAGCATTGGCAGAGGGACTAGAAAAATTTGGTAGTCATATTAAATATGGGATCAGGGTTACAGAAATTATCCCCAAAACCGCAAATGGTAATATTGGTGTCAAACTAAGCAACGGTGAAATTCTTACTGCTAAATCTGTGGTTTCCAATGCCACCCGATGGGATACCTTCGATCACTTACTCAAACAGGAAAATTTACCCAAGTCCGAAGTTAAGTGGCGTAATCGATACCAGAAATCTCCTAGTTTTTTAAGCTTGCATTTGGGTGTTAAAGCAGAAGCAATTAAATCAGGCTCAGCTTGTCATCATATTTTGCTCGAAGACTGGCAGGATATGGAAAAACCCCACGGTACGATCTTTGTCTCTATTCCCACTTTACTCGATCCCAGTTTAGCCCCAGTTGGGAACCATATTGTCCATGCCTTTACTCCCAGTTGGATTGATGATTGGCAAAATCTCTCCCAAGCAAAGTATGAACAAAAAAAAGAAGAAGAGGCATATAAGCTCATTGCCCGCCTAGAGAAGATATTTCCTACCCTAAGCCAAAACCTAGACTATATGGAAGTCGGTACTCCCCGCACCCATCGTAGATTTTTAGGTAGAATCGATGGTACCTACGGAGCTATTCCTAAGCGTAAACTTATGGGACTGTTGGGCATGCCTTTTAACCGCACAGCGATCGCTAATCTATATTGTGTAGGAGATAGTACTTTTCCTGCTCAAGGTTTAAATGCTGTAGCGTTTTCAGGGTTTGCCTGCGCTCACTTAATTGCCACCACACAGTTTTAG
- the ureG gene encoding urease accessory protein UreG, whose product MNAFRVGVAGPVGSGKTALVDCLCKALRSHYQIAVVTNDIYTQEDAQFLVRSQALSRDRIVGVETGGCPHTAIREDASMNLAAIAQLEKDFNNLQLIFVESGGDNLASTFSPELVDLTIYVIDVAAGDKIPRKGGPGITKSDLLVINKIDLAPYVGADLSVMERDALKMRGAKPFVFTNLKTQVGLDSVIQFINNQI is encoded by the coding sequence ATGAATGCTTTTCGAGTTGGGGTAGCAGGTCCAGTGGGATCGGGGAAAACCGCTTTAGTAGATTGTCTGTGTAAGGCTTTGCGATCGCATTATCAAATTGCCGTAGTTACCAATGATATTTATACCCAAGAGGATGCTCAGTTTTTAGTTCGCAGTCAGGCTTTAAGTCGTGATCGGATTGTGGGCGTAGAAACAGGTGGATGCCCCCATACTGCCATTCGTGAAGATGCTTCCATGAATTTAGCGGCGATCGCTCAATTAGAAAAAGACTTTAATAATCTGCAATTAATATTTGTGGAAAGTGGTGGAGATAATTTGGCTTCTACCTTTAGCCCTGAGCTAGTAGATTTAACAATTTATGTGATTGATGTTGCTGCTGGAGATAAAATTCCCCGCAAAGGTGGACCTGGTATTACTAAATCCGATTTATTAGTAATTAATAAAATTGATCTTGCTCCCTACGTTGGTGCAGATTTAAGCGTAATGGAACGGGATGCTTTAAAAATGCGCGGGGCAAAACCCTTTGTTTTTACTAACCTTAAAACCCAAGTGGGATTAGACTCGGTAATTCAATTTATAAATAATCAAATTTAA
- a CDS encoding GNAT family N-acetyltransferase, with the protein MTTTRNNMANAPDSTAEVTVENSTVEISELENLDIMSSKSLDVGIREMAIDDIAPVYHLGESLFTSELYPYLYRTWDEWEVIGLYNTDPEYCLVAEIDGQLSGFVLGTVITKSSWTYGYILWLGVSPSFQRRGVADRLVDKIVERMIEEGARSMLVDTDPTNTAAINFFTRKGFGNARKHIFLSMNLTKHEYFGKLIAYERDKAERSRHRRPNRYP; encoded by the coding sequence ATGACTACTACGAGGAATAACATGGCTAATGCTCCAGACTCCACCGCAGAAGTAACAGTGGAAAACTCCACAGTAGAAATAAGTGAGCTAGAAAATTTGGATATTATGTCTAGTAAGTCTTTAGATGTGGGAATTCGGGAGATGGCGATCGATGACATTGCCCCTGTGTATCATCTGGGCGAAAGTTTATTTACCAGTGAGCTTTATCCCTATCTCTATCGCACTTGGGATGAATGGGAAGTCATTGGACTTTATAACACTGACCCTGAGTATTGTTTAGTTGCCGAAATTGACGGGCAGTTGAGTGGGTTTGTTTTGGGAACAGTTATTACGAAATCTTCTTGGACCTATGGTTATATTCTGTGGTTAGGTGTCAGTCCTAGTTTTCAACGGCGGGGTGTTGCCGATAGGTTGGTGGATAAAATTGTCGAGCGCATGATTGAGGAAGGAGCCAGATCGATGCTAGTGGACACCGATCCCACGAATACAGCCGCCATTAATTTCTTTACCCGCAAGGGGTTTGGCAATGCTCGCAAACATATATTTTTATCTATGAATCTGACTAAACATGAATATTTTGGTAAATTAATCGCCTATGAACGGGATAAGGCTGAACGTAGTCGCCATCGTCGTCCCAATCGCTATCCCTAA
- a CDS encoding iron uptake porin — protein sequence MKNIWRSLMVLGLLGSIYKVQAAYAEPESVINSPFLRHAEEGKGQNITAQVTSVSQLSDVQPTDWAFTSLQSLVERYGCIAGYPNATFRGNRVLSRYEFAAGLNACLDKINQIISTGLADKVGKEDLATLQKLQAEFATELTALKGRVDSLESKTETLEAQQFSTTTKLTGQVVLAFSGGGSGNANILLPNGTLSGNSGTANTTAIARVRLELNSTFTGEDLLVTRLETGNGGSGLGSFLDGIFANSDVDYAGSGSTVTLGILRYDFSPIQDIRVAIGPQIDLSDKLDLNSFANDEAHDFSSGLFINNPLILPLNTGAGGVIEWNPSGGAFNIKVGYVAGNGASPVAGITENPIGNNLFAASSALTNGGIGGDPYQLTAELEFAPKDSGFAARLQYTRAAIGNLDFNIGGVNLEWLINPTVAIFGRFGFGGISDRISTINPYTWSAGVAFPNLFREKALAAIAVGQPFIERTVGNSTQTNIEAFYKFPLSENISITPDLQFIINGNNNSNNGLITIGTLRTVFSF from the coding sequence ATGAAAAATATATGGCGATCGCTAATGGTATTGGGACTTTTAGGCTCTATTTATAAAGTTCAAGCTGCCTATGCAGAGCCAGAGTCTGTAATTAACTCCCCATTTTTAAGGCACGCCGAAGAGGGGAAAGGTCAAAATATTACTGCCCAAGTTACCTCTGTGTCGCAATTATCCGATGTGCAACCTACGGATTGGGCATTTACGTCCTTACAATCACTGGTGGAAAGGTATGGCTGTATTGCAGGTTATCCCAATGCTACCTTTAGGGGTAATCGTGTCTTGAGTCGGTATGAATTTGCAGCAGGTTTAAATGCGTGTTTAGATAAAATTAATCAGATTATATCTACGGGCTTAGCGGACAAAGTCGGGAAAGAAGACCTTGCCACTTTACAAAAATTACAAGCGGAATTTGCCACAGAATTAACTGCTCTTAAAGGTAGAGTTGATAGCTTAGAGTCTAAAACGGAAACCCTAGAAGCTCAGCAATTTTCAACAACGACAAAGTTAACAGGGCAAGTGGTTTTAGCGTTCTCAGGAGGCGGTTCAGGTAATGCTAATATTCTGCTTCCCAATGGCACTCTTTCTGGTAACTCTGGAACAGCCAATACTACAGCTATAGCTAGGGTCAGATTGGAGTTAAATTCGACATTTACAGGTGAAGACCTATTAGTAACCCGCCTTGAAACAGGCAATGGTGGCTCTGGGCTTGGTTCATTCCTTGATGGTATTTTTGCCAATAGCGATGTGGACTATGCGGGGTCTGGCAGTACCGTAACTCTGGGAATTTTACGCTATGATTTTTCGCCGATTCAAGATATTAGAGTAGCGATCGGTCCGCAAATTGATTTGAGCGATAAGCTTGACTTAAATAGTTTTGCCAATGATGAGGCTCATGATTTTTCATCGGGACTATTTATTAATAATCCATTAATATTGCCTCTTAATACTGGAGCAGGTGGAGTAATAGAGTGGAATCCGAGCGGGGGCGCTTTTAACATTAAGGTTGGCTATGTGGCGGGGAATGGAGCTAGTCCAGTGGCTGGTATTACAGAAAATCCCATTGGTAATAACCTGTTTGCGGCTTCTAGTGCTTTAACCAACGGGGGCATCGGTGGTGATCCCTATCAACTAACGGCGGAACTGGAGTTTGCGCCCAAGGATTCAGGATTTGCGGCAAGATTACAATATACCCGTGCTGCGATTGGTAATTTGGATTTTAATATTGGTGGTGTCAACCTAGAATGGCTGATTAATCCTACGGTAGCAATATTTGGGCGGTTTGGGTTTGGCGGGATTAGCGATCGCATTTCCACTATTAATCCTTATACTTGGTCAGCAGGGGTAGCATTTCCTAATTTATTCAGAGAAAAAGCCCTAGCTGCGATCGCCGTGGGACAACCTTTTATTGAACGCACCGTAGGTAATAGCACTCAGACTAATATTGAGGCATTCTATAAATTTCCCCTTTCCGAAAATATTAGTATTACCCCAGATTTGCAGTTTATTATTAATGGCAACAATAACAGTAATAACGGGCTAATTACGATTGGTACCCTCCGTACTGTGTTTAGTTTTTAA